The Leishmania infantum JPCM5 genome chromosome 19 region ACGACACCCACAGCACGGAGTTGCCGTTGCTCTCCCAGATGCAGTCGCCGTACGCGATTCTCTCTTCCACTTTTGTGCAGCTTCGCATGACGCCGATGCGGCGTTTCGTGTGGATGGCCGTCGTGcgtggagaggaggcgccggGCACGCCACTgaacggcagcgtcggcctGTCGTCGGTTGTTATGGGTGCTGCTCAGTTTGATAGGACCACCATGGCGCACGGCCCCAACCAAACCGCCACGAGCTATCGCGTGGGCCAGCCGTCGCTGCGTGAGTTGAACGCGGCTGTCTcactgcagccgctccagcagcagcgggcacgCAACCTTGCCAAGCAGGCGAGGCAGGCAGCAAATGACAtgctggaggagatggagtTGTCCGACATGCGTCGCTGCGGACTCGTACTGGAGCGTGAATACGTGCGCCGGCAGTCGTACTGCGTCTTTGCGCGTTGGCGGCAGTGGgcccagcgccgcgcgctgcgctcggACTCTAAGGGCGCCATTGCAGCCCGAGCGGAGAGCTGCGCGATGACGCTGCTCGGTCGCTATACGCAACGGTGGCTGAACTGGACGCGCGCGCGGAAGAGGACATCTGCAAGCGAGGTGTTGCGGAAGGTGCAGTTGCGGGCAAGTGaagtggtgctgctcgccgtcTGCAGCGAGGTGCGTGAGGGACGCCGGCGCGTGTGGGCGTTGGTGGCCGATGCCATGGGGAGGCAACAGCAGATCACTCGGCTCGCCTGTGCGTACAGCCGCTGGCGTGAGTTCCTTCGAGCCCGACAGGTGCGTTTGCGCCAGTGCGTGTCGTTCAACAAACTGCTCTTGTCGATGAACGCCAGCTCCCACACCCCAGCCAGCTGCACCTTGGCCCAGTTGACGCGGAAAGCGACGCGGGTCGCAACCCAGTCAACAGCGCTGTGGCTTCTGACAGAGAAGACGCAAAGCAgtcaggcgcacgcgcgccggcgccgctgctttgacctgtggcgcgtgtgtgcacggcagcgtcggcgcgttgccgcctccgcagcggcggacCGGGAATGGGCTGTGGTGGAGCCGCTTTCGTCGTCGCTGGTTCAGCCGTggaagctgcgccgccgctactTTGCGCTGTGGCAGAACTTTGCCCTGTATGTAACGCGCAGCGAGCGACTTGCCAGTGAGCGCGACACACTGGGAGTGGAGTGGGCCACACTGCAGAAGACGTTGGAGAAACCGATGTCGGTGCGAAAGCTTGAGGAGAAGCTGAGTGCTGCGGAGTCCTCcatggctgctgcggggGCAGAGGCGAAGCTCCTGGAGGCACGCCTAGAGACTGTGTTGAGTGAGGTGGCCGTGCTCCGTACAGAGGCGGTGTTGAACATGCTCATCGCCGGCTACCGCATCCCGAATGTGGTACAGGCGGCAACCCCGCTGCCCCCATCCACGGCGTCTGCGGTGACGGAAGTGTCGTCCATggcctcgctgcgccgcggctcgctcgcgtcgtcggcgtcgacaGGGTTGTCGAACGGCGGCGGTTTCAGTGGCGCGGTGGCCTGCAGCTACCCGCCGAGCATCACAGATGCCGACTGGACGGAGGAGGaacgcgcgcagcggcaggaggaggatAAAGTGCTGTTTGAAGTGAgtgccgtgctgcgcgcacTCAAGGGCAAAGCCATGCAGTACGACCGCGATGATAAGCTGCTGTccaccgcgcacacgctcgcgcTAAGGCTGCCCATCTACGAGCCTGCCCACCGCGCGCAGGCGAGCTTAGAGTCTAGTACAGGCCGACACTTGTGCCTCTTGGCCCAGCAGCCGCGGACGCCTCGCATGCTGTCGGCGTGGTCTGTATCAAACGCCAAGAGCGGCGGGTCGACTGCTGTGCCGGCGCTTTCCTCgtcatcgcagcagcagcagcagcagaaacaCCGGCCGAATCGCTTTGCTGCTGGGTCTGCCGGCAGCGCAACACCTTCATCAGCCACCGTTGCGCTGCCAACGACTTCGGCTAacgcgcgcagcgtcgccagcgcggcgcagatgTGGGCCGCCCAACCGGCGGAGGAGACGTACGCCTGCCTAGCAGACGCATTCACGGCTGTGTACGCCAACCTGAGCGCGCTcttgcgcgccgcggcgctggagtgcggtgcgccgacgcggatGGTCGCTGCCACGACGGGGGCTACCACAGGAGACGATTCGACGGCGCATGTCGGTGCCTCGTGGATCACGCAGGTGCCGCTTAAGCAGCGCCGTGTCATGATTGGCGAGGTACTGAAACTTGTGACGCTGTTCGACAGCTTCACGGCACACAACGACCTCCCTGTGGAGTGCGCAGGGAGCATGTCGAAGCGTGGGAGCACCAACACCCGCGCCATGCCGCTTTGCAGCTTGTGCAGTCGCGACACCGCCACTGCCTTGCTCGAGAACgcctcggtgctgctggagctcgTTGACCCACACCTGTGGCCTCGCCAGATCAAGCTGAACCACCTGCAAGACGCCTACGCCGCCGCGATTGCGGATTTGaacgccgccgtctcctccgcgggcttcagcgacgccgccccgcacagcagcaccgtcatgACTCTCAACAGCGCGGGTAGCGGCGAGCAGGGcggctcgccggcgccgacgccgctaGTGATGCGACcacctgcgctgcgcctttccgatgaggtgctgcaggaagCGAGGGCAGCAATGCTGCAGCATGACACGACAACGCTGGCCATCACAAATCCATTCGGTCCACTGTCTGTTGAGCGACGGACGAACCGCTCTGCCTCGAGCGTGCATAGTGGGCTGATGCAGGCGACGCCGCTCAGTTCGGCGGACGGCtacgcacctgcgcgcgtgcacagcAGTGAAGAGCCGCTGAACACGTCGAAGAGTTTGGAGGGGGGGAATGCCACGCCNACGgcggagccgcagcacctgcggcaccgcagcacctcccACCACTCATGCCTCGGCGTGTCGACTTCACGCTCCTACACCCCGCGCACCGCAACACTGTCGATGGCGGGGGCCATGCTGAATGGAATGCTGGTGAAACCATACCTTGGCTTCCGCGTCAACGTGAACCGCGacacgcagacgctgcggcgcacgaCGATCAGCATTCGCGAGGTGACACCGCAGTACGTTAACGCTGAGGGCGAGGACGTTGACGGGCCGGCGCAGGTAGCTGGTCTGCAGGTGGGCGACCAGCTCGTGCGTTTTGCCGGGTACGCTGTGACTGACCTCGCCGCCTTCAACGCGGTGGTGTCACGCCACGTGCACGCCGGTGCGGAGCTGCCGGTGGTGATCCTGCGAAGCGGCGAGCAGCTCTGCAAGACGATCGTGGTGGggagccgcgccgctgctgatgcctAGGCCTGATGTCGAAGAAGCTGCTTCGATGTACCGCAGAGTGGCATTTCAGTGAAGAGATGGACACCATGAGTTGAGCTGCCTGCCGTCTTCTTTCACTCGCAGCTTCTCGGTTATTGTGCACTCGTCATGGGGATTTCTCTATGTGTGAGGGACTCTCTACCGGCTCACCTTTCCGTCGGTCTGAATGTCTGTTGCACATAGAACACTGTTGCGCTTCTTCGTTGTGCCtgccggtgcgtgtgtgtgtgtgtgtgtttgtgtgcctTTCCGAGTTCttgcttccctcctctctcctctcgccaGCTTACCTTGCCTGTGACAAGCCCGCTTGTGCCACTAGCTTCGCGACGGCACGACTCTGTGCGCGTCCAAGCTTCCGAtgcaggggagaggaggagcagaggcCGCTTTGCGGGAATGGCCAGCGGGGGCCGCCCGcgtctcctctccctcatccCCACCCAACAGCCACGGCTCCCTCCTCTGTCGTCtgcaagtgtgtgtgtgtgtgtgcgtgtgcatgcgtgtgatTGTGTTTTTATCCGGTAGACATGAAACTGGCAAGAGAAAAGCGAGCGCAAGTTGTCGTTACTGGACAGCAGGACCAGacatgtgcgtgcatgcgtgtgtgtgcgcgctggcgtctcgcagtcgcacacgcgcaaccAATAGCAACGGCACGACGGAAACACAGCTGTGCGGGTCGGCGTTTCGCtgtctcccccccctcccctcggcCATGCCCTTCCCCCCTCAATGCACCCCTCCGCTTCTCTGCCCACGCTCCGCACTTGGATTCGTTTTCTGTTTGCCGCCTCACCCGGGTGTTTTGTCTCTCCACCACTCCATCACCGAAACCATCACCGTTGCCCACACTTCTACAGCAGTGAAAGGAGACGCGCATTTCCAACATGGTCCGCATGCACGGCAACGGTCGGGGCAAGGCCTCGTCCGCTCTTCCCTACCGCCGCACTCCCCCGGCGTGGCTGAAGATTGCGAGCCGCAACGTGGTGAAGATGGTGTGCAAGAGCTCCCGCAAGGGTATGATGCCCAGCCAGATCGGCATGGAGCTGCGTGATTCCATGGGCATTGCCCAGGTGAAGAACGTGACCGGCCGCAAGATCCTGCGCATCCTCAAGCACAGCGGCCTGGCCCCGGAGATCCCGGAGGATCTGTACTTCCTGGTGAAGCGCGCCACCCAGATGCGCAAGCACCTCGAGCGCCACACGACGGACCGCGACACCAAGTACCGCCTCATCCTGGTCGAGTCTCGCATCCACCGCCTGGCCCGCTACTACAAGCGCGTCAagcagctgccgcccacGTGGAAGTACGAGTCCAGCACGGCCTCCGCCATGGTCGCGTAAGGCGCGTTGGAGACGGCCGGAAGGAAAGGATGCGATAGTGGCTGACGGATggccgagcagcacgcactCCGACCTGCTTACGCGCGCGagcgtgcttgcgtgcgtcgGCGGTGCATTTGCGTCTCCTCTTCCGCGCCTTCCACAtaccgcctcctctcttgATGGTTGACGGACGAGGTGCTCAGccgccctctttttctttgcaaACTCCTTGTTGTTTCGCCCACTTACTTTTTCTGATTTTACTGTTCATCACTGCCCCTCCACCTGGTGCCGCTCCcatctcctctttctccgttgtttccctctctctgtgtgtgctgcccttcctctctccacaCGCTGAGCGCATGAGACGGGCGTGATACGGATTTAGGAGATGGGGTGTGAGGCTGGGCGtatgggtgggtgggggtgggaCACATGCCAAgattccccccccccccaacaaaaaaaaacatcaGAACGGGTTCGACGCTCCCTTCACGAATCCTCCGTCGTGGCTAcctgagagagcgagcgggGAATTCATTGCCACAGTGGGAAGAAACGGAGGCCCCGCAGTT contains the following coding sequences:
- a CDS encoding putative 40S ribosomal protein S13: MVRMHGNGRGKASSALPYRRTPPAWLKIASRNVVKMVCKSSRKGMMPSQIGMELRDSMGIAQVKNVTGRKILRILKHSGLAPEIPEDLYFLVKRATQMRKHLERHTTDRDTKYRLILVESRIHRLARYYKRVKQLPPTWKYESSTASAMVA